A single genomic interval of Armigeres subalbatus isolate Guangzhou_Male chromosome 1, GZ_Asu_2, whole genome shotgun sequence harbors:
- the LOC134211416 gene encoding protein yippee-like, which translates to MGKVFLEHIGGQKLYSCSACETNLTNKRELISTRFTGATGRAFLFKRVVNLTYSAVQDRVMLTGRHIVRDVMCKNCKAKLGWMYEFATEESQKYKEGKVILEHALIIESEGFPEV; encoded by the exons ATGGGTAAGGTattccttgagcacatcggggGCCAGAAGCTGTACTCCTGCTCGGCCTGCGAAACCAATCTGACCAACAAACGGGAACTGATCAGCACTCGATTTACGGGGGCCACCGGAAGGGCCTTTCTCTTCAAGCGGGTCGTCAACCTGACCTATTCTGCGGTGCAGGATCGGGTCATGCTAACCGGACGTCACATTGTTCGGGACGTGATGTGTAAAAATTGCAAAGCCAAGCTCGGCTGGATGTACGAATTTGCGACGGAGGAGTCCCAAAA ataTAAAGAGGGAAAAGTGATTTTGGAACATGCTTTGATTATCGAGTCTGAGGGCTTTCCAGAAGTGTGA